The Fimbriimonas ginsengisoli Gsoil 348 genome window below encodes:
- a CDS encoding TerC family protein — protein MGDVNGWVGLLTLALLEIVLGIDNIIFISILAGKLPEADRSRARKLGLMLALVSRIILLLGIGLVVKATHPLFTLPFPALHAESREVSLRDLVLFLGGAFLIWKSVKEIHAKLEGKEEHGSGGKAPNLSAVLVQIMVMDVIFSLDSVITAVGMVDQVTLMILAVMIAVGIMLVFSTAIAEFVDRHPTVKMLALAFLILIGFNLMAEGSGQEIPKGYTYAAMGFAIMVEFLNMRARKKAI, from the coding sequence ATGGGAGACGTCAACGGTTGGGTCGGGTTGCTGACCCTCGCTCTGCTTGAGATCGTTCTCGGGATCGACAACATCATTTTCATCTCGATCCTCGCCGGCAAGCTGCCGGAGGCGGATCGTAGTCGAGCCCGCAAGCTCGGTTTGATGCTGGCGTTGGTCTCCAGGATCATCCTGCTCCTGGGGATCGGCCTCGTGGTGAAGGCGACCCACCCACTCTTTACCCTCCCCTTCCCCGCTCTCCACGCCGAATCGCGCGAGGTCTCGTTGCGCGATCTCGTCCTGTTCCTGGGCGGTGCGTTCCTGATCTGGAAGTCGGTCAAAGAGATCCACGCAAAGCTGGAGGGGAAAGAGGAGCACGGCTCCGGCGGAAAGGCGCCGAACCTGAGCGCGGTGCTGGTTCAGATCATGGTGATGGACGTGATCTTCTCGCTCGACTCCGTCATCACGGCGGTTGGAATGGTCGACCAGGTCACGTTGATGATCCTCGCGGTAATGATCGCGGTCGGGATCATGCTCGTCTTTTCCACCGCCATAGCGGAGTTCGTGGATCGCCACCCGACGGTCAAGATGCTCGCCTTGGCGTTCCTTATCCTCATCGGGTTTAACCTGATGGCGGAGGGAAGCGGGCAGGAGATTCCCAAGGGGTACACCTACGCCGCCATGGGGTTCGCGATCATGGTCGAATTCCTGAATATGCGAGCGCGGAAGAAGGCGATTTAG
- a CDS encoding aldo/keto reductase, with protein sequence MERRAFGKTGLEVSVLGFGGSEIGFGDVAQPIIERLLNSAIDAGLNVVDTAECYGDGEDKIGRAISHRRDEFLLFTKCGHSSGFAEPDWDPAMLAKSIDRSLQRLRVDYVDLVQLHSCDESLLRQGDVIDVLRRAREGGKTRFIGYSGDRNNARYAVECGAFDALQTSVNIADQEAIELTLPLARDKGMGIIAKRPVANVAWISEPPVGSYPRTYWERLQELRYDFLQSETQKAVSIALSFTLGQPGICTAIVGTQNPDRWRQNAKSIASGALAAEEVAAIRDRWKEVARPDWVGCG encoded by the coding sequence ATGGAGAGAAGGGCGTTTGGTAAGACGGGACTGGAAGTCAGCGTGCTCGGGTTCGGTGGTTCGGAAATCGGGTTTGGGGACGTGGCTCAACCCATCATCGAGCGCTTACTCAATTCGGCGATCGACGCCGGCCTTAACGTGGTCGACACCGCCGAATGTTATGGCGATGGCGAAGACAAGATCGGACGGGCGATCTCCCATCGTCGCGACGAATTTCTCTTGTTCACGAAGTGCGGACACTCAAGCGGCTTTGCCGAGCCGGACTGGGACCCAGCCATGCTGGCGAAAAGCATCGATCGCTCTTTGCAGAGGCTGAGGGTCGACTATGTCGATCTCGTGCAGCTTCACAGTTGCGATGAGTCCTTGCTGCGTCAAGGCGACGTGATCGACGTGTTGAGACGCGCAAGAGAAGGCGGGAAAACCCGCTTCATCGGCTACAGCGGGGACCGCAACAACGCGCGGTACGCCGTGGAGTGCGGCGCGTTCGACGCCCTTCAGACCAGCGTCAACATCGCGGACCAGGAAGCGATCGAGCTGACCCTGCCGCTCGCCCGTGACAAGGGAATGGGGATCATCGCGAAACGCCCCGTCGCGAACGTCGCCTGGATCTCCGAGCCGCCCGTCGGCTCGTATCCCCGCACTTATTGGGAGCGCTTACAGGAGCTGCGCTACGACTTCCTTCAAAGCGAGACGCAAAAGGCGGTCTCGATCGCGCTTAGCTTCACGCTCGGTCAACCGGGCATTTGCACCGCCATCGTCGGGACCCAAAATCCAGACCGATGGCGTCAAAATGCAAAATCGATCGCGTCGGGCGCACTCGCCGCCGAGGAGGTCGCGGCGATCCGCGATCGCTGGAAGGAAGTGGCCCGCCCCGATTGGGTCGGCTGCGGCTAA
- a CDS encoding ABC-F family ATP-binding cassette domain-containing protein yields MILSVSNVAKSFGVDRVLTGVTFRIDAREKVALVGRNGTGKTTLLKIITRQMEPDSGGVQLAKGAKVGYLRQEAPVSLGRTVIEEAESAVERQLELRARMAELEQRLENGPTEEELDEYALIHEHFLEAEGYSAENDVRVVLQRMGFTEDEFDKPTAKLSGGEKTRLAIARLLLEEPDLLILDEPTNHLDLQATEWLEGWLRQYHGAVLLVSHDRTFLDNTAERVVEMRDGTVKTYPGPFPKYLELRAADEARQAEVAKRQEMEIAKMDEFVRRFMNSQRTAQARGRQKIMNRLIESKVNAPKMEKGMKGGFAEPKRSGDTVMATEKLTVGFPAGDEEPVVLFKDLDWTVRFGERWGVIGENGSGKSTLMKVVLDQLEPLAGRARLGSNVVCGYFTQDGVDLDPEVSPLHTMVWDLDLKPPEARNLLGRYLITGDDVYRPIKTLSGGEKNKLSLAKLTHLNPNLLILDEPTNHLDMASREALAEILREYKGTLVLVSHDRHLLAEVTDHTLDIRRAGPIQYPGSYLEYRNRANKPAQTPKKEVPPAPIIPKLLDGKKAPQEPALSPRELSKEIGRLEKVVAGIESEIEDREAELKEVEDRLANLDPSADVFALTREHQQLKEELEGTLAAWEEHSTRLERLIASRG; encoded by the coding sequence GTGATCCTTTCCGTGTCCAATGTCGCCAAGTCGTTTGGCGTCGATAGAGTCCTTACTGGCGTGACCTTCCGCATCGATGCGAGGGAGAAGGTCGCGCTGGTCGGACGTAATGGAACCGGCAAGACGACGCTTCTGAAGATTATCACCCGCCAGATGGAGCCCGACAGCGGGGGCGTCCAACTCGCGAAAGGGGCCAAGGTCGGGTATCTGCGGCAGGAAGCTCCGGTTTCGCTGGGCCGCACCGTGATCGAAGAGGCGGAATCGGCGGTCGAGCGGCAGCTCGAGCTCCGGGCTCGAATGGCGGAGCTCGAGCAACGGCTCGAGAACGGCCCGACCGAGGAAGAGCTGGATGAGTACGCGCTGATCCACGAGCACTTTTTGGAGGCCGAAGGGTATTCCGCGGAGAACGACGTGCGCGTGGTTCTCCAGCGGATGGGGTTCACCGAAGACGAATTCGACAAGCCGACGGCGAAGCTGAGCGGCGGAGAAAAGACCCGCCTCGCGATCGCCCGCCTCCTGCTCGAAGAACCCGATCTACTGATCCTGGACGAGCCGACCAACCACCTCGACCTTCAAGCCACAGAGTGGCTGGAGGGTTGGCTTCGCCAGTACCACGGCGCCGTTCTCCTCGTCAGCCACGACCGAACCTTTCTCGACAACACCGCCGAGCGGGTGGTGGAGATGCGAGACGGTACGGTCAAGACGTATCCCGGCCCGTTTCCCAAGTATCTGGAGCTACGCGCCGCCGACGAGGCGCGGCAGGCCGAAGTCGCCAAGCGGCAGGAAATGGAGATCGCGAAGATGGATGAATTCGTCCGGCGCTTCATGAACTCCCAGCGCACCGCCCAAGCGCGCGGCCGGCAGAAGATCATGAACCGGCTCATCGAGAGCAAGGTGAACGCCCCCAAAATGGAAAAGGGGATGAAAGGCGGCTTCGCCGAGCCGAAGCGAAGCGGGGATACGGTCATGGCCACCGAGAAGCTAACCGTCGGATTTCCGGCCGGCGACGAGGAACCGGTCGTCTTGTTCAAGGATCTCGACTGGACGGTTCGATTCGGCGAACGTTGGGGCGTCATCGGAGAAAACGGCTCCGGCAAATCGACTCTAATGAAGGTCGTCCTCGACCAACTGGAGCCGCTCGCCGGTCGGGCGCGACTCGGCTCAAACGTGGTCTGCGGCTATTTCACTCAGGACGGTGTCGACCTCGATCCCGAGGTCTCGCCTCTGCATACGATGGTTTGGGACCTCGATCTCAAGCCCCCCGAAGCCCGCAACCTCCTCGGACGCTATCTGATCACCGGCGACGATGTTTATCGTCCGATCAAGACGCTTAGCGGCGGAGAAAAGAACAAGCTGTCGCTGGCAAAGCTCACCCACCTCAACCCGAATCTACTCATCCTCGACGAGCCGACAAACCATCTCGACATGGCATCGCGAGAGGCGCTTGCCGAGATCCTTCGCGAGTACAAGGGAACCCTCGTTCTGGTCTCGCACGACCGGCACCTGCTTGCCGAGGTGACCGACCACACCCTCGATATCCGCCGCGCGGGTCCGATTCAGTACCCGGGCTCCTATCTCGAATATCGAAACCGAGCCAACAAGCCCGCGCAAACGCCAAAGAAGGAAGTACCTCCGGCGCCGATCATTCCTAAGCTGCTTGACGGCAAGAAAGCACCCCAAGAGCCGGCCCTCTCGCCGCGCGAGCTCAGCAAGGAGATCGGGCGCTTGGAGAAAGTGGTCGCCGGCATCGAGTCCGAAATCGAAGATCGAGAGGCCGAGCTAAAGGAAGTCGAAGACCGCCTCGCCAACCTCGACCCCTCCGCCGACGTCTTCGCCCTCACGCGCGAGCATCAGCAGCTCAAAGAGGAGCTAGAAGGCACCCTCGCCGCGTGGGAAGAACACTCCACCCGTCTTGAACGCCTAATCGCCTCCCGCGGCTAA
- a CDS encoding phosphoglycerate dehydrogenase yields MKVLVADKFEDSGLAGLRSLGVEIAYEPDLKDTTLAARLAEEPFDVLIVRSTKVSAEMIENSRLGLIVRAGAGYNTIDVGAASARGVLVANCPGKNSQAVAELAFGLLLACDRKIADNVAQLREGKWNKAGFSKARGLYGRTLGLIGMGNISQEMIQRARGFGMNVVAYSRWMSPEIAAALGIGRAANLIELAQQSDFVSVHVSLTKETRGMLDKKFFDAMRNGAVFINTSRGEVVDQAAMLEALDTKELFAGLDVFEGEPEGGKGSYEGPLANNPRIYATHHIGASTEQAQEAVADETVRIVREYLLTGMVPNVVNVKRGEAASHVLIVRHADRVGVLAHVLEILKGEGVSVQEMENVILGGAQAAIAQISVDKEPSPAATAAIKLNANVFDVNVMAIQR; encoded by the coding sequence ATGAAAGTGCTCGTCGCGGATAAATTTGAGGATAGTGGGCTTGCCGGCCTTCGCTCGCTTGGCGTAGAGATCGCTTATGAGCCGGACCTGAAGGACACGACCCTCGCCGCCCGGCTCGCCGAAGAGCCGTTCGATGTCTTGATCGTAAGGTCGACGAAGGTGTCGGCGGAGATGATCGAGAACAGCCGCCTGGGACTGATCGTCCGGGCCGGGGCGGGCTACAACACGATCGACGTCGGTGCGGCGAGCGCGCGCGGCGTCCTCGTCGCCAACTGCCCCGGGAAGAACTCCCAGGCGGTCGCCGAGCTCGCGTTCGGCCTCCTTCTCGCCTGCGACCGCAAGATCGCCGACAACGTCGCCCAGTTGCGAGAGGGTAAGTGGAACAAGGCGGGGTTCAGCAAAGCGCGGGGACTCTATGGCCGGACCCTCGGCCTCATCGGCATGGGGAATATCTCCCAGGAGATGATTCAGCGAGCCCGCGGCTTCGGCATGAACGTTGTTGCCTATTCCCGCTGGATGAGCCCCGAGATTGCCGCCGCTCTCGGCATCGGGCGGGCCGCCAACCTGATCGAGCTCGCGCAGCAGTCCGACTTCGTGTCCGTCCATGTGAGCCTCACCAAGGAAACGCGAGGGATGCTCGACAAGAAGTTCTTCGACGCGATGCGAAACGGAGCCGTCTTTATCAACACTAGCCGCGGCGAGGTCGTTGACCAAGCGGCGATGCTCGAAGCGCTCGACACGAAAGAGCTTTTCGCGGGCCTCGACGTGTTCGAAGGGGAGCCGGAAGGGGGCAAAGGCAGCTACGAGGGACCGCTTGCCAATAACCCGCGCATCTATGCGACCCACCATATCGGAGCCAGCACCGAGCAGGCCCAAGAGGCCGTTGCGGACGAGACCGTCCGGATCGTCCGCGAGTATCTGCTGACCGGCATGGTGCCGAACGTGGTGAACGTGAAGCGGGGCGAGGCGGCCAGCCACGTTCTTATCGTCCGTCATGCCGACCGAGTAGGTGTCCTCGCCCACGTCTTGGAGATTCTCAAAGGGGAAGGCGTCTCGGTTCAAGAGATGGAGAACGTGATCCTCGGCGGGGCTCAAGCCGCCATCGCTCAGATCTCCGTCGACAAAGAGCCGTCGCCCGCCGCTACTGCGGCGATCAAGCTCAACGCCAACGTCTTCGACGTGAACGTGATGGCGATTCAGCGATAA
- a CDS encoding N-acetylglucosamine-6-phosphate deacetylase, which produces MKKVVLAYGPRGFGNYTFDTETLEFSGSPDTRSGPLIIPGFIDIHTHGAFGIDFMSATVDEMRDLCCELSKVGYEGFLPTTVTAPVAQVRQALARLPDDPMILGFHLEGPFISPRYPGAQPQGDIVDPPVGVSEWDPILDDSRLKVITLAPERPGGGDLIRRLSNRNVKVSIGHTEATYTQCREAFAMGARHTTHTFNAMRPLHHREPGAVGFALTENDVFTELIYDRHHVAREAAEVLLRCKPESRVLAISDSTMAAGVPSGTHLKMWGLDCHVSEGTVRLADGTLAGSAITLLDAFRNLKEDFGWSTAVNACCINPRIALGLSTTEARTYLELDPDLNIVARYDRKK; this is translated from the coding sequence ATGAAGAAGGTCGTGCTCGCATATGGACCGCGAGGATTTGGGAACTACACCTTCGACACGGAGACACTCGAATTCTCTGGCAGCCCCGACACTCGAAGTGGACCGCTGATCATTCCCGGCTTCATCGATATCCATACCCATGGCGCTTTTGGGATCGACTTCATGTCGGCCACGGTCGACGAAATGCGGGATCTCTGCTGCGAACTTTCGAAAGTCGGCTATGAGGGGTTCCTGCCCACCACGGTCACTGCCCCCGTCGCCCAAGTTCGGCAAGCTCTTGCCAGACTTCCGGATGATCCGATGATCCTTGGGTTCCACCTGGAAGGTCCCTTTATCTCACCTCGATATCCGGGCGCACAGCCACAAGGGGACATCGTGGATCCGCCCGTGGGCGTTTCCGAATGGGACCCAATCTTGGACGATTCACGTTTGAAAGTGATCACCCTTGCCCCTGAGCGACCGGGAGGCGGAGACCTCATCCGAAGATTATCGAATAGAAACGTGAAAGTGAGCATCGGGCATACGGAAGCAACCTACACCCAGTGCCGAGAGGCGTTCGCTATGGGAGCTAGGCACACGACCCACACGTTCAACGCCATGCGCCCGCTGCACCACCGGGAGCCGGGAGCCGTGGGGTTCGCGCTTACCGAGAACGATGTCTTCACGGAGCTGATATATGATCGGCACCACGTCGCGAGGGAAGCCGCAGAAGTTTTGCTTCGATGTAAACCCGAGAGCCGGGTTCTCGCGATCAGCGATTCCACGATGGCGGCTGGCGTACCATCCGGCACGCATCTAAAGATGTGGGGGCTGGACTGCCACGTGAGTGAAGGAACGGTGCGTCTTGCCGACGGTACCCTCGCGGGAAGCGCGATCACCTTGCTGGATGCCTTTCGGAACCTGAAAGAGGACTTCGGCTGGAGCACCGCGGTAAATGCCTGCTGTATTAACCCGCGCATCGCACTGGGTCTATCTACCACCGAAGCCCGTACATATCTAGAGCTGGACCCAGATCTAAACATCGTCGCCCGCTACGATCGGAAGAAGTAG
- the dprA gene encoding DNA-processing protein DprA → MARAAPTVRVDLVAAVSAAAALAVASLTAERSPAFWQALAATEASPVKSRALLGELGSLPLTEALPRLVGHSALSEAERRRVGFTYPQALERALEAGVRTLTERDFPEALAEAVGTPPILFIHGDEGCLHAPTVAIVGTRSASTYGRACAHKFAEALARAGVTVVSGGALGIDASAHRGALEAGGRTAAVLAGGVDHVYPAVHHGLFGAIRDQGCLISQFAVGSKPNDYRFIVRNSLVAALSSAVLVIEAPKRSGAIHTAQAAAELGREVFVVPANIDAMSFQGSFALIRDGATLVSHPVELLESLGIEPGAPPEEAAPASSQGERILSLLTSKPLAAERIVEQSGLSTAEVLSELTMLELEGRIVRDTGGYALKP, encoded by the coding sequence GTGGCAAGGGCGGCCCCAACGGTCCGGGTGGACCTGGTGGCGGCGGTATCGGCGGCGGCGGCCTTGGCGGTGGCTAGTCTGACGGCGGAGCGGTCACCTGCCTTCTGGCAAGCGCTCGCGGCTACCGAAGCCTCGCCGGTCAAGAGCCGAGCTCTCCTAGGAGAGCTCGGCTCTCTTCCTCTTACCGAGGCGCTCCCACGTCTTGTCGGGCATTCGGCGCTTTCCGAGGCCGAGCGCCGGCGAGTGGGCTTCACTTACCCCCAGGCTCTCGAGCGGGCCTTGGAGGCAGGCGTGCGCACATTAACCGAGAGGGACTTCCCCGAAGCGCTGGCCGAGGCGGTGGGAACTCCGCCCATCCTTTTCATCCACGGCGATGAGGGATGCCTCCATGCGCCGACCGTGGCCATCGTAGGTACCCGATCCGCGTCCACCTACGGCCGGGCCTGCGCTCACAAGTTCGCCGAGGCGCTGGCGAGAGCCGGCGTCACCGTCGTCAGCGGGGGAGCCTTGGGAATCGATGCCTCGGCACACCGGGGAGCCTTGGAGGCGGGTGGCCGAACCGCCGCGGTGCTCGCCGGAGGGGTCGACCACGTCTACCCTGCCGTTCACCACGGCCTATTCGGCGCCATTCGCGACCAAGGGTGCCTCATCAGCCAATTTGCCGTCGGTTCAAAGCCGAACGATTACCGGTTCATCGTTCGAAACTCGCTCGTCGCCGCGCTTAGTTCAGCCGTCCTCGTCATCGAGGCTCCCAAGCGTTCGGGAGCGATCCACACCGCCCAAGCCGCCGCCGAGCTCGGCCGGGAAGTCTTCGTGGTGCCAGCCAATATCGACGCGATGTCTTTTCAAGGTTCCTTCGCCCTCATTCGCGACGGCGCAACTCTCGTGAGCCATCCGGTCGAGCTGCTCGAATCACTCGGCATCGAACCGGGCGCTCCCCCGGAGGAAGCCGCCCCCGCCAGCTCGCAGGGTGAGCGAATCTTGTCTCTTCTGACCTCAAAGCCTTTGGCGGCGGAGAGAATCGTCGAACAGAGCGGCCTTAGCACCGCCGAGGTGCTCTCAGAGCTCACTATGCTGGAATTAGAAGGACGCATCGTCCGCGACACCGGAGGGTATGCCTTAAAGCCATGA
- a CDS encoding PQQ-like beta-propeller repeat protein yields MHKLRSITVGLGALALVAAASAQFDGPAPLAWRSMQPTSVPPGGSPVTNGDDIYQSIGGRIYCLDRSTGNKRWQFPQVEAIPGVFRTSPVLSNGTLIGVGDNKIVYAIDPATGNSKWSANLPTGALGSPVVAGNLVVVALSDNSLISFKVGDGSPGWSNPYKVFDGLTGTIAASGNNVVLFTGRQQMASLNTATQKLDWSQTFTQLAPNPSATVVGDTIYTNSGPYLIALNAGNGMARWQTATPLQLALSPVYSPTGILVTSQDGKLLIIDPVSHKIVTKTPIDLGSLPNVKPTSVGNGKFIVPTSNGAINLVDATTGDAQWSYILRPAADAVASTTTTSSGPGGKGGGGFGGFGGQGPGGQNSGNKTQEKITFIQAAAPAVLVGETLLVPARDGSIFAFDRNLGVDLTPPKVEMLFPNAGDQVSGQPPLVLYFRLTDEASGLNTKSLKVEVNGQPLDFTLNKDGTILVRFSQTGKNRPLADGRKEIIVTAADWMGNEIRKPFALTIDNALAPIVIPGSSTNGGKGGPNGPGGPGGGGIGGGGLGGG; encoded by the coding sequence ATGCACAAGTTGCGATCAATTACCGTCGGCCTAGGCGCGCTCGCGCTCGTTGCGGCCGCATCTGCCCAGTTCGACGGTCCCGCACCGCTGGCATGGCGCTCGATGCAACCCACAAGCGTCCCACCGGGCGGCTCGCCCGTCACAAACGGCGACGACATCTACCAATCGATCGGCGGACGTATTTACTGTCTGGACCGTTCGACCGGAAACAAGCGGTGGCAGTTCCCGCAGGTCGAGGCGATCCCGGGAGTCTTCCGGACGTCGCCAGTGCTTTCTAACGGCACCTTGATCGGCGTGGGCGACAACAAGATCGTTTACGCCATTGATCCCGCGACCGGAAATTCCAAGTGGAGCGCCAACCTACCGACCGGCGCGCTCGGTTCGCCGGTAGTCGCCGGAAACCTCGTGGTGGTTGCGCTCAGCGACAACAGTCTGATCTCCTTTAAAGTCGGCGACGGCTCGCCCGGTTGGTCGAATCCATACAAGGTGTTCGATGGCCTCACCGGTACCATCGCCGCCTCCGGCAACAACGTCGTCCTATTCACGGGACGTCAGCAGATGGCAAGCCTGAACACGGCGACGCAGAAGTTGGACTGGAGCCAGACGTTCACCCAGCTCGCGCCGAACCCGTCGGCGACGGTTGTCGGGGACACGATCTACACGAACTCGGGCCCGTATCTCATCGCGCTGAACGCGGGCAACGGGATGGCGCGATGGCAGACCGCGACCCCGCTGCAACTCGCCCTCTCTCCGGTCTATTCCCCAACCGGGATCCTTGTCACCTCCCAAGACGGCAAGCTGCTGATCATCGATCCGGTGAGCCACAAGATCGTCACCAAGACTCCGATCGATCTAGGCTCGCTGCCGAACGTGAAGCCAACCTCGGTTGGCAACGGCAAGTTCATCGTGCCCACGTCGAACGGCGCGATCAATCTCGTCGACGCCACGACCGGCGACGCTCAGTGGTCTTACATTCTGCGACCTGCCGCCGACGCGGTGGCCTCGACGACGACCACGAGTAGCGGGCCCGGCGGAAAAGGTGGCGGTGGTTTTGGCGGGTTCGGCGGCCAAGGTCCCGGAGGCCAGAATTCCGGAAACAAGACCCAGGAGAAGATCACGTTCATTCAGGCAGCCGCGCCGGCGGTGCTGGTGGGCGAAACCCTTTTGGTTCCGGCGCGCGACGGCAGCATTTTCGCTTTCGATCGTAACCTAGGCGTCGACCTCACCCCGCCGAAGGTCGAGATGCTCTTCCCGAACGCTGGCGACCAGGTTTCCGGACAGCCTCCGCTCGTCCTCTACTTCCGGCTCACTGACGAGGCTTCCGGCCTTAATACGAAGTCTCTGAAGGTCGAAGTCAATGGGCAGCCGCTGGATTTCACCCTCAACAAGGACGGCACCATCTTAGTCCGGTTCTCGCAGACCGGCAAAAATCGGCCCCTCGCCGATGGTCGAAAGGAGATCATCGTGACGGCGGCGGACTGGATGGGGAACGAGATTCGCAAGCCGTTCGCGCTCACCATCGACAACGCGCTCGCCCCGATCGTGATACCGGGAAGTTCGACGAACGGTGGCAAGGGCGGCCCCAACGGTCCGGGTGGACCTGGTGGCGGCGGTATCGGCGGCGGCGGCCTTGGCGGTGGCTAG
- a CDS encoding polysaccharide deacetylase family protein has protein sequence MASSATILCYHKVGPESEEGRRLNIEPERLESHVRFFARRGRPFLLPRDLGGLWPIGPVCLTFDDAYLSTMLHAPEILERNGARGAFYAVSGKVGGSSDWDGTAARPLAGWDLLIDAQSRGHEIGNHTRSHPHLDDLAPEDQRREVDEAHADLVEHGIQSRSFCYPYGGLNDAAVEAVGLAGYQVGLALRKKAATTDENRLALSRVVVAFSDSLPLLLYRLHVRPWLRRR, from the coding sequence ATGGCCAGTTCCGCCACGATCCTTTGCTATCACAAGGTTGGCCCGGAGTCGGAGGAGGGCCGCAGGCTCAATATCGAGCCGGAAAGGCTGGAGTCGCACGTCCGATTTTTCGCTCGCCGCGGGCGTCCTTTTTTGTTGCCCCGGGACCTGGGGGGCCTTTGGCCCATCGGCCCGGTGTGCCTGACTTTCGATGACGCTTACCTCTCGACGATGCTCCATGCGCCGGAAATCTTGGAGCGCAACGGCGCCCGTGGCGCTTTTTATGCCGTCTCGGGAAAGGTGGGCGGCAGCAGCGACTGGGATGGAACGGCGGCGCGTCCGCTCGCCGGTTGGGATTTGCTTATCGACGCGCAGTCTCGTGGGCACGAAATCGGGAATCACACGCGGTCGCACCCTCACCTCGACGACCTCGCTCCCGAGGATCAACGGCGGGAGGTCGACGAAGCGCACGCGGATCTGGTCGAGCACGGCATTCAGTCGAGGAGCTTCTGCTATCCCTATGGCGGGCTGAACGACGCCGCGGTCGAGGCGGTCGGCTTGGCCGGTTACCAGGTCGGCCTGGCGTTGCGGAAGAAGGCGGCGACGACCGACGAGAATCGTTTGGCGCTCTCGAGAGTGGTCGTCGCCTTCAGCGACTCGCTTCCGTTGCTGCTATACCGGCTGCACGTGCGTCCATGGTTGCGACGCCGGTAG
- a CDS encoding creatininase family protein, protein MPRYAEMSPAQLEAAWEAGAAAIVPWGALEWHGDHLPLGLDGIVAESFAERLADQMEGVLLPGIWLPITTLPHPASLQIRTETFRAVLDDTLLGLAGAGVRSIAVVTGHYAQGHLIELYEAALRAMDDCPGLRVFAATPLQPLNDPSLLDHAARYETSQLLAIRPDLVHVEDLPDETEVRRDAVLGEHPRLGSAAEGHALLQKGLEAWATWIQTATRDSLEQFYKAEFDALQAYVDAYYTGSWDEALEAWWATKDRRSPAT, encoded by the coding sequence GTGCCTAGATATGCCGAAATGTCGCCGGCGCAGCTTGAGGCGGCGTGGGAGGCGGGGGCGGCCGCCATTGTTCCGTGGGGGGCGCTGGAGTGGCATGGGGATCACTTGCCGCTTGGACTCGATGGGATCGTCGCGGAGTCGTTTGCCGAGCGTCTCGCGGATCAGATGGAGGGGGTTCTCCTTCCGGGGATCTGGCTACCGATCACCACACTTCCCCACCCGGCGTCGCTACAAATCCGCACAGAGACGTTCCGAGCGGTCCTCGACGACACGCTTCTCGGCCTCGCCGGGGCGGGCGTCCGTTCCATCGCCGTCGTCACCGGTCACTACGCCCAGGGCCACCTGATCGAGCTTTACGAAGCGGCGCTTCGCGCCATGGACGACTGTCCCGGCCTGCGAGTTTTTGCCGCTACTCCGTTGCAGCCGCTCAACGACCCAAGTTTGCTGGACCATGCCGCCCGGTACGAGACGTCGCAATTACTCGCGATCCGGCCCGACCTCGTGCACGTCGAGGATCTTCCGGACGAAACTGAGGTGCGACGCGACGCCGTTCTCGGCGAGCATCCCCGCCTCGGCTCCGCCGCCGAAGGGCACGCCCTCCTACAGAAAGGGCTCGAGGCTTGGGCAACCTGGATTCAAACCGCGACACGGGATTCGCTCGAGCAGTTTTACAAAGCGGAGTTCGACGCTCTTCAGGCGTACGTCGACGCTTACTACACCGGCTCTTGGGACGAGGCGCTCGAAGCCTGGTGGGCGACTAAGGATCGCCGGTCTCCTGCCACGTAG